The Deinococcus wulumuqiensis R12 genome has a window encoding:
- a CDS encoding BamA/OMP85 family outer membrane protein, with protein sequence MRHPLTFAVTTVLIASAPALAQQAGTVQEISVVGTTDLLSEFLKTTLTVQPGAPLSGVNLRQVEQDVLASGYFKTATAELRTVSGRDTLVITVTSNPTIKEVQASGLTFLPADAFKQSIAELLNIAPGAVLNTQRIEQAKEALAQNYRQEGFPFVPSISTETKLGADGTATVSFVVDESAPLSRVEITGATLLPEATVQNIFRPLQTSKRFTTQAFFAASDALQAAYEEAGYFQAGIDPRSVSLENGVLKLSMIESRVANVDLSPLGTLAQTPALQTQAGQPLRLAQLQADVRALANLTGKPVGFALDPNPQNPAQVTVVFGAADVESGPVASIAFVGNTKVPTEQLQAAIKTKPGDVYSPQLAQDDFMALRNVYRQAGFEISTRDAISFQNGVLTYTLREVRLAGYELAWQGEHRTKDRVILRELPAAGQTFNSRDVQSALSRISALGYVTINDVRVKSDPQNPENVTYVIALSEGRSGIPVNLGLGYDSLQGGWSGDVAYTNSNAFGLGHSFGVRLGAVQNQAGQNWVGSLNYTIPWLDLDFADFRTTRTSLSFGVGSEVGGNIALVDADKADTGRDFTTRTNGFSLGLGRNITPNLTASANVSFNSRTNYLEPKQEGETSTVDDAAATALLPASSLTTRLSSGLNYDNTDNANFPGRGVRAYGSVGYNVGRAGDTPLSWVDGEIGVSGYYGFGGQVRRSFGLETYRQVLAARANTGATSGTFPDGTGYFIGGSNPLPSRELRGLEDGQLFGTNYFSSSLEYRYDFGLSGGVAQGLYGVVFADYGGVWNKGEAFRSAYGVGAGVQLNLGFGGAQLPSLRFDYGYSTQNAQKPNGRFHFRIGNFW encoded by the coding sequence ATGCGACACCCCCTGACGTTTGCCGTGACCACCGTTCTGATTGCGTCCGCACCGGCGCTGGCCCAGCAGGCCGGGACCGTGCAGGAGATCAGCGTGGTCGGAACCACCGACCTGCTGTCCGAATTTCTCAAGACGACCCTGACGGTGCAGCCCGGCGCCCCGCTTTCGGGCGTCAACCTGCGTCAGGTCGAGCAGGACGTACTCGCCAGCGGCTACTTCAAGACCGCGACCGCCGAGCTGCGGACGGTATCGGGCCGCGACACCCTGGTCATCACGGTCACCTCCAACCCGACCATCAAGGAGGTGCAGGCGTCCGGCCTGACCTTCCTGCCCGCCGACGCCTTCAAGCAGAGCATCGCCGAACTGCTCAACATCGCCCCCGGCGCGGTGCTCAACACCCAGCGCATCGAGCAGGCCAAGGAAGCGCTGGCGCAGAACTACCGTCAGGAAGGCTTTCCCTTCGTGCCCAGCATCAGCACCGAAACCAAGCTCGGCGCCGACGGCACCGCCACCGTGTCCTTCGTGGTAGACGAGTCCGCGCCGCTCAGCCGCGTGGAGATCACGGGTGCCACCCTGCTGCCCGAGGCGACGGTGCAGAACATCTTCCGGCCCCTGCAAACCAGCAAGCGCTTTACCACCCAGGCGTTTTTCGCCGCCTCCGACGCGCTTCAGGCCGCCTACGAGGAAGCCGGGTACTTTCAGGCCGGAATCGACCCGCGCAGCGTGAGCCTGGAAAACGGCGTGCTCAAGCTCAGCATGATCGAGAGCCGCGTGGCGAACGTGGACCTCTCGCCGCTCGGGACGCTGGCCCAGACCCCGGCGCTTCAGACGCAGGCGGGGCAGCCGCTCCGGCTCGCGCAGCTTCAGGCCGACGTGCGTGCCCTCGCCAACCTGACCGGCAAGCCGGTGGGCTTCGCGCTCGACCCCAACCCACAGAACCCCGCGCAGGTCACGGTGGTCTTCGGTGCCGCCGACGTGGAAAGCGGCCCGGTGGCGAGCATCGCTTTTGTCGGCAACACCAAGGTGCCGACCGAGCAGCTTCAGGCCGCCATCAAGACCAAGCCCGGCGACGTGTACTCGCCGCAGCTCGCGCAGGACGACTTCATGGCGCTGCGCAACGTCTACCGTCAGGCGGGCTTCGAAATCAGCACCCGCGACGCCATCAGCTTTCAGAACGGCGTGCTGACCTACACCCTGCGCGAGGTGCGCCTCGCCGGGTACGAACTCGCCTGGCAGGGCGAGCACCGCACCAAGGACCGCGTGATTCTGCGCGAGCTGCCCGCAGCGGGCCAGACCTTCAACAGCCGCGACGTGCAGTCGGCGCTCAGCCGCATCAGCGCCCTGGGGTACGTCACCATCAACGACGTGCGCGTCAAGAGCGACCCGCAGAACCCCGAGAACGTGACCTACGTGATCGCGCTCAGCGAGGGCCGCAGCGGGATTCCGGTCAATCTGGGCCTGGGCTACGACAGCTTGCAGGGCGGCTGGAGCGGCGACGTGGCCTACACCAACTCCAACGCCTTCGGTCTGGGCCACAGCTTCGGCGTGCGCCTCGGCGCCGTGCAGAACCAGGCCGGGCAGAACTGGGTGGGCAGCCTGAACTACACCATTCCCTGGCTCGACCTCGACTTCGCCGACTTCCGCACCACCCGCACCTCGCTCAGCTTCGGGGTGGGCAGTGAAGTGGGCGGCAACATCGCGCTGGTCGATGCGGACAAGGCCGACACCGGGCGCGACTTCACCACCCGCACCAACGGCTTCAGCCTGGGTCTGGGCCGCAACATCACCCCCAACCTGACGGCGAGCGCGAACGTGTCGTTCAACAGCCGCACCAACTACCTCGAACCCAAGCAGGAAGGCGAAACCAGCACCGTGGACGACGCGGCGGCCACCGCTCTGCTGCCCGCTTCCAGCCTGACCACCCGCCTGAGCAGCGGCCTGAACTACGACAACACCGACAACGCCAACTTCCCGGGTCGCGGCGTGCGGGCCTACGGCTCGGTGGGCTACAACGTGGGCCGCGCCGGTGACACCCCCCTGAGCTGGGTGGACGGCGAAATCGGCGTGAGCGGTTACTACGGCTTCGGCGGTCAGGTGAGGCGCTCTTTCGGGCTGGAAACCTACCGGCAGGTGCTGGCCGCCCGCGCCAACACCGGCGCCACCAGCGGCACCTTCCCCGACGGCACCGGCTACTTCATCGGCGGGTCCAACCCGCTGCCCTCGCGCGAGCTGCGCGGCCTGGAAGACGGGCAGCTGTTCGGCACCAACTACTTTTCGTCCAGCCTGGAATACCGCTACGACTTCGGTCTGTCCGGCGGCGTGGCGCAGGGTCTGTACGGTGTGGTGTTCGCCGACTACGGCGGCGTCTGGAACAAGGGCGAAGCCTTCCGCAGCGCCTACGGCGTCGGCGCGGGCGTGCAGCTCAACCTGGGGTTCGGCGGCGCGCAGCTTCCCAGCCTGCGCTTCGACTACGGCTACAGCACCCAGAACGCCCAGAAGCCCAACGGACGCTTCCACTTCCGCATCGGCAACTTCTGGTAA
- the sdaAA gene encoding L-serine ammonia-lyase, iron-sulfur-dependent, subunit alpha — translation MTLEELMNAPAPASQWVLERDCAETGLNPEDIRAEMLRRIGEMRSSIERGLKTDAQSITGMVGWNAKGLWDAPDALNAPLLRRVQAYAMAVNEENARMGRIVAAPTAGSAGTIPGALIGVADHLNIPDERLVDPMILAAGVGKAISKRMFISGAAGGCQAEIGSSAAMAAAAVVELLGGTPRAAVHAASLALMNTIGLVCDPVGGYVEVPCVSRNAFFAVHAVSAAQLALAQLESFIPPDEVLGAMASVGRMMPAALRETADGGLAQTPTGLAVTARMQGKEGQAEGDLPGGMTSLPMV, via the coding sequence ATGACCCTCGAAGAACTGATGAACGCCCCCGCGCCAGCCTCGCAGTGGGTGCTGGAACGCGACTGCGCCGAGACTGGCCTGAACCCCGAAGACATCCGTGCCGAGATGCTGCGCCGCATCGGCGAAATGAGAAGCAGCATCGAGCGGGGCCTGAAAACCGACGCCCAGAGCATCACCGGCATGGTGGGCTGGAACGCCAAGGGCCTGTGGGACGCCCCCGACGCCCTGAACGCGCCGCTGCTGCGCCGGGTGCAGGCTTACGCGATGGCGGTCAACGAGGAAAACGCCCGCATGGGCCGCATCGTGGCCGCCCCGACGGCGGGCAGCGCAGGCACCATTCCCGGCGCTTTGATCGGCGTGGCCGACCACCTGAACATCCCCGACGAGCGGCTGGTGGACCCCATGATTCTGGCGGCGGGCGTGGGCAAGGCCATCAGCAAGCGCATGTTCATCTCCGGCGCGGCGGGCGGCTGTCAGGCCGAAATCGGCTCCAGCGCGGCGATGGCGGCGGCAGCGGTGGTGGAACTGCTCGGCGGCACCCCCCGCGCCGCTGTCCACGCCGCCAGCCTCGCGCTGATGAACACCATCGGGCTGGTGTGCGACCCGGTGGGCGGCTACGTGGAAGTGCCGTGCGTGAGCCGCAACGCCTTTTTTGCCGTCCACGCCGTAAGTGCCGCGCAACTGGCCCTGGCGCAACTCGAATCTTTCATTCCACCCGACGAAGTGCTGGGCGCGATGGCCTCGGTGGGCCGCATGATGCCCGCCGCCCTGCGCGAAACCGCCGACGGTGGACTGGCGCAGACGCCCACGGGCCTCGCCGTCACCGCCCGCATGCAGGGCAAGGAAGGGCAGGCGGAAGGTGACCTGCCCGGCGGGATGACCTCGCTGCCGATGGTGTGA
- a CDS encoding GNAT family N-acetyltransferase yields the protein MPACASPVTVRRVTDPDDPALAAFGRIQEASYYAPEMLIPPAAFSRLVAGTPGGRNDRILVAERSGEVVGGTLYSLLPSAGFNSFMGVSHAARGQGAGRALHAASLEDLRAAGLSGMFADSVHASRQSAAEREAEARSGSDPLVRRRQLHALGLRTVDLPYWQPVGGEDGGPLKDLDLLYCPLDGGDTVPLGLVTRTLEAYWRGWLGPQRARAEAEALSERAGQVERVPLLPATETPGYWRG from the coding sequence ATGCCTGCTTGCGCCTCGCCCGTCACCGTCCGCCGCGTCACCGACCCGGACGACCCCGCCCTGGCCGCCTTCGGGCGCATTCAGGAAGCGAGCTACTACGCCCCCGAAATGCTGATTCCGCCCGCTGCCTTTTCCCGTCTGGTGGCCGGAACGCCGGGCGGGCGCAACGACCGGATTCTGGTGGCCGAGCGCAGCGGAGAAGTCGTCGGGGGCACCCTCTACAGTCTGCTGCCTTCGGCGGGCTTCAACTCGTTCATGGGCGTCTCGCATGCGGCGCGGGGGCAGGGCGCAGGACGGGCGCTGCACGCGGCCAGCCTGGAGGACTTGCGGGCAGCGGGCCTGAGCGGGATGTTCGCCGACAGCGTACACGCCAGCCGCCAGAGCGCCGCCGAGCGCGAAGCCGAAGCCCGCAGCGGCAGCGACCCCCTGGTGCGGCGCAGGCAACTGCACGCGCTGGGGCTGCGGACGGTGGACCTCCCCTACTGGCAGCCGGTGGGCGGCGAGGACGGTGGCCCGCTCAAAGACCTCGACCTGCTGTATTGCCCGCTGGACGGCGGCGACACTGTGCCGCTGGGCCTCGTCACCCGCACGCTGGAAGCCTACTGGCGCGGCTGGCTGGGGCCGCAGCGGGCACGGGCCGAAGCCGAGGCGCTGTCGGAGCGGGCCGGTCAGGTGGAGCGGGTGCCGCTGCTGCCCGCGACGGAGACGCCGGGGTACTGGCGGGGCTAA
- a CDS encoding PadR family transcriptional regulator: protein MPRRPHTSPHTRAVLSALLSSYPAQTYGYDLSKATDLKSGTLYPILQRLHEQGYLEAEWEPSPHEGKPPRHVYRLTQEGLRLARERREEERGVLRGALL, encoded by the coding sequence ATGCCCCGGCGACCTCATACCAGTCCACATACCCGCGCCGTGCTTTCGGCATTGCTCTCAAGCTATCCGGCGCAGACCTACGGGTACGACCTCAGCAAGGCCACCGACCTGAAAAGCGGCACGCTCTACCCGATTTTGCAGCGCCTGCACGAGCAGGGTTACCTCGAAGCCGAGTGGGAGCCGTCGCCGCATGAGGGCAAGCCGCCGCGTCACGTCTACCGCCTGACGCAGGAGGGGCTGCGGCTGGCGCGGGAGCGGCGCGAGGAGGAGCGGGGCGTACTGCGCGGGGCGCTGCTGTGA
- the lysS gene encoding lysine--tRNA ligase codes for MSDVSPAPRPEGLHEQTVARLNNLGAQVAAGFEAHPYSYPRTHHARDVLAAHPGDLTPGDRWEAETYSLAGRVTLMRHMGKAAFADLSDEHGTLQLFFSKADTTQFDATKKIDLGDIIGVKGHPFVTKTGQLTLHVTEWQPLVKSLHPLPSKFHGLQDEELRARRRYVDLMVNSESREVYRTRSRMIRFIRNFLDSRDFMEVEGPTLQVVPGGTEAKPFKTFHNALGHEFSLRISLELYLKRLLVGGFERVYEIGRNYRNEGIDRTHNPEFTMLEAYFAYGDYNDMMKLVEQLLHDLVVELNGEPKLTYQGKELDFSLPFKRLDFVTALREQAKLDFDPLDLQKLREWSDIHHPEHRKTPDYKLLDKLGGEYVEPLLQNPTFLVDMPLVISPLVKTHREREGLAERADLYVAGFELAPIYSELNDALDQRARFEAQTARREAGDDEAHEQDEDFLLALEYGMPPTAGMGMGMDRLAMLLTDRDSIRDVLLFPLLKPEGGQGQEDAEG; via the coding sequence ATGTCGGACGTTTCTCCCGCCCCCCGCCCCGAAGGGCTGCACGAACAGACCGTGGCCCGCCTGAACAACCTTGGCGCGCAGGTCGCCGCCGGATTCGAGGCCCACCCCTACAGCTACCCCCGCACCCACCACGCCCGCGACGTGCTGGCGGCGCACCCCGGCGACCTAACCCCCGGCGACAGGTGGGAGGCCGAAACCTACTCGCTCGCGGGCCGCGTGACCCTGATGCGGCACATGGGCAAGGCGGCCTTTGCCGACCTCAGCGACGAACACGGCACGCTGCAACTGTTTTTCTCCAAGGCCGACACCACGCAATTTGACGCCACCAAGAAAATCGACCTGGGCGACATCATCGGCGTCAAGGGTCACCCGTTCGTGACCAAAACGGGCCAACTGACGCTGCACGTGACCGAGTGGCAGCCGCTGGTCAAGAGCCTGCACCCGCTGCCCAGCAAGTTTCACGGCCTTCAGGACGAAGAACTCCGCGCCCGCCGCCGCTACGTGGACCTGATGGTGAACAGCGAAAGCCGCGAGGTGTACCGCACCCGCTCACGGATGATTCGCTTTATCCGCAATTTCCTCGACAGCCGTGACTTTATGGAAGTCGAAGGCCCCACCCTGCAAGTCGTTCCCGGCGGCACCGAGGCCAAGCCCTTCAAGACCTTCCACAACGCACTGGGCCACGAGTTCAGCCTGCGCATCAGCCTGGAGCTGTACCTCAAGCGCCTGCTGGTCGGCGGCTTCGAGCGCGTGTACGAAATCGGGCGCAACTACCGCAACGAGGGCATCGACCGCACCCACAACCCCGAATTCACCATGCTGGAGGCGTATTTCGCTTACGGTGACTACAACGACATGATGAAGCTGGTCGAGCAACTGCTGCACGACCTCGTGGTGGAGCTGAACGGCGAGCCGAAGCTGACCTACCAGGGCAAGGAGCTGGATTTCTCGCTGCCTTTCAAGCGGCTGGACTTCGTGACGGCGCTGAGGGAACAGGCCAAGCTCGACTTCGACCCGCTCGACCTGCAAAAGCTGCGCGAATGGTCGGACATTCACCACCCCGAACACCGCAAGACTCCCGATTACAAGCTGCTCGACAAGCTCGGCGGCGAGTACGTGGAGCCGCTGCTGCAAAACCCGACCTTCCTGGTGGATATGCCGCTGGTGATTAGCCCGCTGGTCAAGACCCACCGCGAGCGCGAAGGGCTGGCCGAACGCGCCGACCTGTACGTGGCGGGCTTCGAGCTGGCGCCGATTTACTCGGAACTCAACGACGCCCTCGACCAACGCGCCCGTTTCGAGGCGCAGACCGCCCGCCGCGAGGCCGGGGACGACGAGGCGCACGAGCAGGACGAGGACTTCCTGCTGGCGCTGGAATACGGGATGCCGCCGACTGCGGGTATGGGCATGGGCATGGACAGGCTGGCGATGCTGCTGACCGACCGCGACTCCATCCGCGACGTGCTGCTGTTCCCGCTGCTCAAGCCGGAGGGGGGACAGGGGCAGGAGGACGCAGAAGGCTGA
- a CDS encoding VUT family protein — translation MTVSAPGLGRPALTPTILIALYALSILLANLTLNKFIPLPVFGLLSVGTIFFAAVFTLRDRIHRAGGVPAVLVAIALALLVNTVAAVLLGTPLRFVGASFLAILVGELADTGVYQRLIHRSWWTRVLASNAVSVPLDSVLFTLLAFYGDMSSREITEIIFADIVAKYAIAALFALRVRQGTPRAAA, via the coding sequence ATGACCGTTTCTGCGCCTGGCCTGGGCCGCCCTGCCCTGACGCCGACCATCCTGATCGCGCTGTACGCGCTGAGCATCCTGCTTGCCAATCTCACGCTGAACAAGTTCATTCCGCTGCCGGTGTTTGGCCTGCTGAGCGTGGGCACCATCTTCTTCGCCGCCGTCTTTACCCTGCGTGACCGCATCCACCGCGCCGGGGGCGTGCCCGCCGTGCTGGTCGCCATCGCGCTGGCGCTGCTGGTCAACACCGTGGCGGCGGTGCTGCTCGGCACGCCGCTGCGGTTTGTCGGGGCGTCGTTTCTGGCGATTCTGGTGGGCGAACTGGCCGACACGGGTGTATACCAGCGCCTGATTCACCGCAGCTGGTGGACCCGTGTGCTGGCGAGCAACGCCGTGAGCGTGCCGCTCGACTCGGTGCTGTTTACCCTGCTGGCCTTTTACGGCGACATGAGCAGCCGTGAGATTACGGAAATCATCTTCGCCGACATCGTTGCCAAGTACGCCATTGCCGCGCTGTTTGCCCTTCGCGTGCGGCAAGGGACGCCCCGGGCCGCCGCGTGA
- a CDS encoding SMI1/KNR4 family protein codes for MTVDLTQMFERLEHWLAAHAPRIHAELEAGASDADLDALEVATGHRLPAAYRALYRRHQDWGQTFPLDHVPLGHVLHEWLVWQQLEAEFQEMQDHTSHPAGAITPQYINLGWIPFLKDWGGNSVGIDLAPGPGGVSGQVITFGRDERDKYVLASSLEDFLQEYLCRLETERVTSSLSDEPPGQAEHLALHDASGQPVDTYRTLADLFPGFGASPRR; via the coding sequence ATGACGGTTGACCTGACCCAGATGTTTGAGCGGTTGGAACACTGGTTGGCCGCTCATGCGCCGCGAATTCACGCCGAGTTGGAAGCGGGCGCGAGTGACGCCGACCTGGACGCGCTGGAAGTCGCCACCGGGCACCGACTCCCTGCTGCCTACCGTGCGCTTTACCGCCGCCACCAGGACTGGGGGCAGACCTTCCCGCTCGACCATGTGCCGCTGGGTCACGTGCTGCACGAGTGGCTGGTCTGGCAGCAACTGGAAGCCGAGTTTCAGGAGATGCAGGACCACACCTCGCACCCGGCTGGGGCCATCACGCCGCAGTACATCAACCTGGGCTGGATTCCCTTCCTGAAAGACTGGGGCGGCAACAGTGTCGGCATAGACCTCGCGCCAGGGCCGGGGGGCGTCAGTGGGCAGGTCATCACCTTCGGGCGCGACGAGCGGGACAAGTACGTGCTGGCAAGCAGCCTGGAGGACTTTTTGCAGGAGTACCTGTGCCGCCTGGAAACGGAGCGGGTGACGTCTAGCCTCTCCGACGAACCCCCAGGCCAGGCCGAGCATCTCGCCCTGCACGACGCGAGCGGGCAGCCGGTGGACACTTACCGGACGCTCGCGGACCTCTTTCCCGGTTTCGGTGCTTCGCCCCGGCGGTAG
- the mqnE gene encoding aminofutalosine synthase MqnE translates to MKWLRDPGLAPIVEKVEAGERLTFDEGMRLFHTRDLNTLMRLADLQKRRLHGDKVYFVHSMRLEFTNICYVGCTFCAFAAHKNEERAWDYDPDEVVRQVGRRYLPGITELHMSSGHHPNHKWEYYPAMVQKLREAYPDLQVKAFTAAEIEHLSRISKKPTLEVLRELQGAGLAAMPGGGAEIFADRVRRQVAKNKVKAEKWLQIHREAHSLGMRTNATMLYGHIETLEERLDHMHRLREVQDDSIAQFGGGFHAFIPLAFQPLGNTLAQNLGKTEYTTGLDDLRNLAVARIYLDNFPHIKGYWVMIGSELTQVSLDWGVSDIDGTIQEEHIAHAAGATSPMALSQAGMVKMIQAAGRVPVLRDAYYNELEVFGRSGLDAAD, encoded by the coding sequence ATGAAGTGGCTTCGTGACCCCGGCCTCGCGCCGATTGTGGAGAAGGTGGAGGCCGGAGAGCGGCTGACGTTCGACGAGGGCATGCGCCTGTTTCACACCCGCGACCTGAACACGCTGATGCGGCTGGCCGACCTGCAAAAGCGGCGGCTGCACGGCGACAAGGTGTATTTCGTCCACTCCATGCGGCTGGAATTCACCAACATCTGCTACGTGGGCTGCACCTTCTGCGCGTTCGCGGCGCACAAGAATGAGGAACGGGCCTGGGACTACGACCCCGACGAGGTGGTGCGGCAGGTGGGCCGCCGTTACCTCCCCGGCATCACCGAACTGCACATGAGCAGCGGGCACCACCCCAACCACAAGTGGGAGTACTACCCGGCGATGGTGCAGAAGCTGCGCGAGGCGTACCCGGATTTGCAGGTCAAGGCGTTCACCGCCGCCGAAATCGAGCACCTGTCCAGAATCAGCAAAAAGCCCACGCTGGAAGTGCTGCGCGAGTTGCAGGGGGCGGGACTCGCGGCGATGCCGGGGGGCGGCGCGGAAATCTTTGCCGACCGGGTGCGGCGGCAGGTCGCCAAGAACAAGGTCAAGGCCGAGAAATGGCTGCAAATCCACCGCGAAGCGCACTCGCTGGGCATGCGAACCAACGCCACCATGCTCTACGGCCACATCGAGACGCTGGAAGAACGCCTCGACCACATGCACCGCCTGCGCGAGGTGCAGGACGACAGTATTGCTCAATTTGGGGGCGGCTTCCATGCCTTCATTCCGCTGGCCTTTCAGCCGCTGGGCAACACGCTGGCGCAGAACCTCGGCAAGACCGAGTACACGACGGGTCTGGACGACCTGCGCAACCTCGCGGTGGCCCGCATCTATCTCGACAACTTCCCTCATATCAAGGGCTACTGGGTGATGATCGGCAGTGAGCTGACCCAGGTGTCGCTGGACTGGGGCGTGTCGGACATCGACGGCACCATTCAGGAGGAGCACATCGCGCACGCGGCGGGCGCCACCTCCCCGATGGCCCTGAGTCAAGCAGGCATGGTGAAGATGATTCAGGCGGCGGGGCGTGTGCCGGTGCTGCGCGACGCCTACTACAACGAACTGGAGGTGTTCGGGCGCAGCGGGTTAGACGCGGCGGACTGA
- a CDS encoding TetR/AcrR family transcriptional regulator, whose amino-acid sequence MPVASSRPLRARSALEKIRRRDEILRAAERLWLSTSYADLSMNQIAREARLAKGTLYLYFDTKEELFLALLHEYLQTWFQHFNDLLGARQPRTPSEMTATLIVALEGQDHLRRLLLLLSTVLRSHLSPEVEADFRRDMHQLLQQTVHRMPYTPDINRQILIHCYALAVGWQQMAAALGQVPGPDAAICEKEKEGAFRLALEAIIERLGQQAQAS is encoded by the coding sequence GTGCCTGTCGCTTCCTCCCGTCCCCTCCGTGCACGCAGCGCACTTGAAAAGATCCGGCGCCGCGACGAGATTTTGCGGGCTGCCGAGCGTCTGTGGCTCTCGACCTCCTACGCCGACCTGAGCATGAACCAGATCGCCCGCGAAGCCAGACTCGCCAAGGGCACCCTCTACCTGTATTTCGACACCAAGGAAGAGCTGTTTCTGGCCCTCCTGCACGAGTATCTGCAAACCTGGTTCCAGCACTTCAACGACCTGCTCGGCGCCCGGCAGCCCCGGACTCCCTCCGAGATGACTGCGACGCTGATCGTCGCCCTGGAGGGTCAGGACCACCTGCGGCGGCTGCTGCTGCTGCTCAGCACCGTTTTGCGCAGCCACCTGTCCCCCGAGGTCGAAGCCGACTTTCGCCGCGATATGCACCAACTGCTTCAGCAGACGGTGCACCGCATGCCCTATACGCCGGACATCAACCGGCAGATTCTGATTCACTGCTACGCGCTCGCGGTCGGCTGGCAGCAGATGGCCGCCGCTCTGGGGCAGGTGCCAGGCCCCGATGCGGCAATCTGCGAAAAGGAAAAGGAAGGGGCCTTTCGGCTCGCCCTGGAAGCCATCATCGAGCGGCTGGGGCAGCAGGCGCAGGCGAGTTGA
- a CDS encoding menaquinone biosynthetic enzyme MqnA/MqnD family protein, whose translation MTTEPRDGTPYRAGWIHFTNVAPILDSLELPPGVTAITGVPTQMNAALLAGEVDIANISAVEFIRHADTLAALPDFSVAVLGPVYSVNLFHTCPLPELRRVALTSQSAMSVALLEVLLRQKGLSPVLERAEGTAESLLAAGYDGVLRIGDDALREWYGVVGPLTPERTMTNLPHAARGITVTDLAEEWFNLTGHPFTFAVWAYRKDNPPPAALIRAMREARRRGIGHLADVSQRHAQKLGLPERVVQHYLWNFRYHLEAPDRLGLREFAALAVPGHTELQFGEQ comes from the coding sequence ATGACCACCGAGCCACGGGACGGCACTCCTTACCGTGCGGGCTGGATTCACTTCACCAACGTCGCGCCCATCCTCGATTCGCTGGAACTGCCGCCGGGCGTGACCGCCATTACCGGCGTGCCCACCCAGATGAATGCCGCGCTGCTCGCGGGTGAGGTGGACATCGCCAACATCAGCGCGGTGGAGTTCATCCGGCACGCCGATACGCTCGCGGCGCTGCCCGACTTCAGCGTGGCGGTGCTGGGGCCGGTGTACTCGGTCAACCTCTTTCACACCTGCCCGCTGCCCGAACTGCGGCGGGTGGCGCTGACCAGTCAGTCGGCCATGAGCGTGGCGCTGCTCGAAGTGCTGCTGCGGCAAAAAGGCCTCTCGCCCGTGCTGGAGCGGGCCGAGGGCACCGCCGAATCGCTGCTGGCGGCGGGCTACGACGGCGTGCTGCGCATCGGTGACGACGCCCTGCGCGAGTGGTACGGGGTGGTGGGGCCGCTGACCCCCGAGCGCACCATGACCAACCTGCCGCACGCGGCGCGGGGCATCACCGTGACCGACCTCGCCGAGGAGTGGTTCAACCTCACCGGCCACCCCTTCACGTTTGCGGTGTGGGCCTACCGCAAGGACAACCCGCCGCCCGCCGCGCTCATTCGGGCCATGCGGGAAGCGCGGCGCCGGGGAATCGGGCATCTGGCGGACGTGTCGCAGCGGCACGCGCAGAAGCTGGGCCTTCCCGAACGGGTGGTGCAGCACTACCTGTGGAACTTCCGCTACCACCTGGAAGCGCCCGACCGTCTGGGCCTGCGCGAATTCGCGGCGCTCGCGGTGCCGGGGCACACCGAATTGCAGTTCGGGGAGCAATAA